TCTTCACGATCAACCAAGCCTGCAATGTTGCCACCTTTAGCCCAGATGCTCTCCGCCATGCTAAGTACTTTTTTATTCACCCTCCATTTGGTACTTCCAGGCATATCTAGGGCCTGCACATGTCATCAAAAGTGAATATCATTATTACGATATGTACAAGAAAGTATATGTTGAAGGACTAGAATAGATCCATGGTTTGCCTCTATGCACAGGGAAAGCTCAGTTAACTGATGTTCCATTACAGATTATAACTACTATTGGTTGTACCCAGTATTCTCAATCAGAAAGGGGCAGTGACAGGAATGATGGTGCATCTCCCCATGTATTAACCAGATAACCGAGCAAAGGCTCTGGTTCTGACCTATTAATATTATACAAGGGAAACGTAGAATGGAACTCTAACTTCATGTACCTCGAATACTTTCATCATCTGCTTTCCAGAACATTCCTCATTGCATCTACCTGCTTCCTTGATCCATGAGTACGCATGACATAAGAAGGTAGGAACAAGTGACCACCCTTGTCATACCTGCAAAGATTTAGATTTTATTGGCATCTGAGTGCATTCTTCTAATTTATTTGACATTTGATTAGCCAAAAGccaacttgaataagatttcttttatttgttaacCTGCTGGTCAAGAAACAGAAAGAGAACTTGCTAAATGAATATACTTTATCATATCTCATACCCTTTCCACTTTCTGGGAGGCACCAACATTGGCACATAAGGAATCAACATATGTTTAGCCTGTAAAGAAACAAAGCATAAAATAACTGTAAGTAGCAGGAGTGTCCAAATATGAAAATGTAGCTAGGCGTATACAATTATATTATACATTAACTTGATGGGGAATAATTGATAAgtattgttttttaattataaatcaaTAACTTGAATTCGCAGTGCAAACTGAATTCAAGTGTACAGAACAAGAAAACACAACACAGGAAAGAAAAACATACAGTTTTATCAAGCCCAGTAAGAACTAGGGAATCACATTCTATAACTACATAATTCTTCACAAGTTTCTGCCTATAAGGACCAAAAGAAGTTATATTAAAGCAAAGGAGAAGTGGCAGAGTTAAGGTATATGAATGGTTATCCTTTACGAACATACGCCGCATAGGTATCCATATCACCACAAAAACTCTACACATTCGAATACTACAACTTGTTGGAGTGGCAAACACGATGATAAAGTTTTACCCTGGACTTTTTGCTGCGGCCTTAAATCTGTGCCTAAATGCCGGTCTCACATCAGGTGGACCATCTGCCAACTGGTTAAGTGGAGGTTGTACATAAGTTGTTTCTTTTAATAATTCTATCAGACAACTTCCCAGCTGCAACATCACATtacataaaaaaccaaaaattaaatacatatataaataaatttgggtaccaataatatattatataattaaaaatatacaAAAGGATTCCTCAGCCATAATGAAATAATACAAAATGCTCAAAGCAACAAACCTTAGGCTGTGTATCACGACCCCAGggcttaatttcttcttttagcAAGAGATTTTGGACCTCCCTCAgtcttttccttttaattaaaaCATTAACATGTTTCCGGAGTATCTCCTTCTCCTTGCTCAGACTGtcttcatcaacaacaacagTCTTCTTTCTCTAGAAGTTTTTGGTTTTCTCCAACAAACTGTGAATCCTAACCTGAATTGTAAGGTAACATTATATGATATTTAAACTTTAATTCAGTGATACTGCTGATACGGAGTACAAACAAGGAAGTATTAATGATAAGCTTAAATTGCATCAAAATAACaccaaatatataaaataaaaacaaaataattcaaattaCTCCCACTTCTTGGCCTTCCAATTTTATCATTCTTGAAAGCGTCACAGAACTAGGAAGTTGATCGTAATTTTCTTCACTGTGAAATCCAAAATGAAAGGACTCCTTGAATAGcagtaaaaaacaaaattaagccAAAATTAAGCCTTTTGTACCATCCTCTGAAATCTGCAATGTTTCCCTTTTCCCTCAATCGAAGTTCTTAAATTACAATTCTAAATAAAACAGCTGAGCAGAATGGTTTTCTTTGAAGaataaatcaataaatgagCTAATCAGAATGATTAACGCTCGAAACTCGTTCATTTCATGGGTGTAATATCCTAAAATTCTAAACCTTTAGCTTTTATAATGCACATCATCTCGCATTAAGTTACAGTGTATTCGTAAACCAATACACATCGAATCATCATTGACAATGtgaaacacaaacacaaaagaTTAAGAATTTAGAACTCACCTCCTGCTCTATGGCCATCCCGATATGAACAGCAGCTTGAACAACCTGCACACACCCGTCTTGATTCCCCACCATAACCAAACCCATGATATTATACATAACAATCAGCGCCATCTTATCCGGCGGCAGCAAGTCAATGTGCGGCGCAAACGCCGCTTTGTGCTTCTTCGTTTGCTGCACCTTCTGCTCCCTCGCAATCGCCTCCCTCAGCGGCTCAAACCACCCTAAAAACAAGGCCTTCACGTACGGAAAGCTCGGAGCCAGCTTCTTCTCCCGCATTACTCGTTCCAAATCCTTGTACTCCTCCACCATTCTCTCCCACGCCTCCGTCTCCGCCTTTATCTGCCACCGCCGGAGCAAATTTTACTTCCCCCGCCGATTTCCTTCGACTCCAATTTCAACTCCTGGTTGGCCTTTTTGTACATTCCCTTCAGAAACAGCGCGGCAATCCACGGCGGGTCTTGGATAAAAATCCGCGGCGGTGAGTCCTGCGGCGTAATCAGGTGAAATTCTCTGATGGGTAACTGTAAATTCATCGAATTTTCTACGAAATTGTCTTGGACGGAGTCTCGGACAAGGTGGGTGTGAACGAGGTCGGAAGGGGGCTTGAGGCTGAGGGGGAaaggagtggaggaagacaGTGATGGCTTGAAGAAGAGGAGGTTGGAGGCTGAGCTGAAGAGGAACTTGTGGCTGAGCTTCGACGGCTTCGGCCATGTGGAACTGTACGTTTGAGCTTGCGGACTCGGAGAGAAGGAGGCTGTGGAAGCCATTTTTGAGAGAGCGAGACGCAGCTCGAGAAGAAGATGAAACCTCTCTTAAACCTTTCGGTTGTCCATTTTCGAAATATTTTACCCAACCGAAAAAACAGTACGTTAATATTTTTGGTggccaaaaaaaacaaaaaaggccGCCCTCTAGGTCTAGAAGCCCAAAAGGCCTACACGCCACTAcatttgaaagcataaaaaggtCCACATTCCACACATGCGGGCCGCGGCCCAGCCgtgaggagagaggagagaggcgAGATATTTTTACCTATGTTGTTTTTAGTAGACTTTGTAGTAGTAATAGATTTTGTAGTAGTAATATGATTGAAGTGATTGACATTTACCCATCCCACGCTTTTTGAAGAATGCTatgttactaacatgtttactTCTATTGTAGGTAATGTGTTTGAGTTCAAGGCCCTGCGCGCTCTACGTTTGGTGGATTTGCAAATTCCTCCGGCTTATGTTAAAACTTTCCAAGGTCCGCCCTATCGTATCCTggttgagagagagaaattgaACGAGTATGGCCGCCATTGTTTCCAATTTCATTTgattgaaaatattaaaagtgCTTCCAAACAATTAACACTTGAGTTTCTAATCACAATTTCAACTTGTGTGTTTTTCATATTTCATTATTACAATTTCTTCCACACTACCAGGTCAATGTGAAAACATGATAATGTTCGTTATCATTTGAGTTACAAGCAAGCGCTTTGCATTCTAATTACATAGTttttaacaaaaacaattataaGTAGAAGTGTTTTAGACAAAAATGTCTCAAACCAGCCACTGGTTAAATAATCTTAAGGTTAACTACACTAACACTCCTTGAAATTATTGTGTTTTCACAAAGCGACATTATATATTTTCACTATTTGGGACCAATTTATCCTGAAATCCCTCGCTATTGGATGCCGTGTAACAAAAGAAACAGCAAATTCGTAtaaattgatgaaatttcccTCCGCAACCTGACTTTTGGTTATCAACTCCGCCGTCGCCGTCGTCATATCCTCCCCGCCGTCGCTGACTATCAGGTCAGGTTCTCATAAAAGTTCATTTTCTCTTGACTTCTGTAATTagtctccttctcctcctctagTTTCTGATTGGGTTTTCTTATGGAGTTTGTGAAGCAGATAAAACTGTTGTTACTTTTTCCTTAAAGCAGATTAGTTCTAGTTTttccatgatttaatgattacccTACTTAACCATCTGACGTACGACATGCTGATTAGTACCGAGTCCTACAAATACTAGTTGAGTAATTAACGTCTTAATCATATCTGGCTTTGTCCAAAACCAGACCTAACTCCATTAGCAAACCTGTGTACCAAGCTCCGACACAGATTTGATAATCGTTCCTACTCTCCGATCAGGTAAAGTTTGAAACTTGGGGTACTTGAGTTACAAGATTGTCTAAAACTCCATGCTACAAATGCTTAAAAGAATGTCTTTGATCACACACATCAGTTGGTCTAGCTAGCGGCGCTCTGCCGGTCTTCACTTGGTTTAAAATACAAGGTTCGACTCACATGGATGCAAGGACGATAGATACATCGAGTTCCATATTAACTTATGGCTTATTGTGGTTGTTATGCGTTCGAGAATTCTATagatacatatttttttaatatattttggcAAAAGAAGAGACTATCTTGAAAAATATACATAGATAGAACTGTTTATaaattttcaacaaaaataagatttttttcttCACTAAAATGTGTTTTATTGTCTGTTTAGTGCCGTTTTAGTGaaaaagttgtagtttttattcAAGATTAAACTTCTATCTATGTATTAACCTTTTGATACCATTCAGTTAAGCGAGAAATATGCCTAAACAAGCAATCAAGCGACGCTaaattggagaaattttttattgtgacagGAACACAAgtagtacaccacgtgtttttatgtaagtggtgaaaatttttattttttaagttattaacattttaacacacatatcccaccatttgtgttgtgtagtgacacgtggtgtatccCGTGTttcgatcacactgaaaaatctcttgctAAACTTTATATGCGGCTTCTTGTTCGTTTAGTCTTGTCTCTTAGGTGATCATGCTGTATATCTGTTTTGTGCTACGAATACCAATTGAGGCATACTGTTTAAATGCATCACCTAAATACCTACTcaccgatcaccttctttattAACCAATATTATCTCTCTCTTTCGCCTCACAGCACACAATCCACTAATCTCTCTATCCTCACATCTCTGAAGCAACaacataatatataattaagtaGACAATTACCTGACGAGATTAAgcataaaataaaatggttaGGCCTGCTGATGCTGCTGACATGGACTGCATTACTGCTCTAACCGCGGCTTTAGCGTTGTTTGCTTGTCATGTTACACGCACGCATTTGTATGAACGCGATTGGTGGGTTAGGAAGTCAAAGATCGTAGGCGCCAAACGTACATCCATGCCTTCAACGGCAGTTAGGCACAAGGTGTTTCATAATTTTCTAAGCATTTGATGAGTGCTTACTTATTGGCCACAAGATTTTGCATTATCTTGTTCTTAAGCTCATGCAGCCTGTGCATGCTTCTCTTGATTTGCTCTCTCGGTACTTTCTGATCACTTTGTTTTCGTCAATTTCTTCGAAACTTTTTGCTCGAAGAAGATTGACATGATCATGATGTGTTTTGGAAGGTCTTCTGTGTTTAAGCTTCTCTGTTTGATCATTTTGTTGGAAGCGGTTTTATGCCAAGAAACTGCTCAAATAATGAAGGACAAGGCATCCTTGCTTTCTTTCAGAGAAGGGATTGTATCGGACCCCCACCGGGCTTTAGAGGACTGGAATTCCTTGGGTGTTCATCTTTGTAATTGGTCAGGCATCAAGTGTAACAAAGCTAGAGACCGCGTCGTGGAGCTTGATCTTAGTGGAAAGGCACTCGGAGGCACCATTTCCCCGTCTCTCGCTAATCTTTCTTCCTTACACATTCTTGATCTATCAAGTAATTTTTTCAAAGGTCGCATTCCAGGCGAGTTAGGCACTCTTTCTCAACTTGGAGAACTCAGCTTATCTTCCAATCTTCTAGAGGGAAGCATCGCTGCTGAACTTGGTTTTCTTCGCAAATTAGTGTATCTCGATTTGGGAAGCAACCGGCTCACTGGTGAAATCCCAATGCCGCTTTTCTGCAATCATTCTTCGTCTTCTCTGCAGTACTTAGACCTCTCTAACAATTCTTTAAGCGGTGAAATTCCTTTGCCAGATGAATGTGAGCTTATACACCTGAGGTTTCTTCTACTGTGGTCCAACCGTCTAGTTGGACTTGTTCCTGCAGCCATTTCAAACTCCTCAAAACTTAAATGGCTCGATTTAGAGTCTAACATGCTGAAAGGGGAGTTGCCATCGGAGATTATACGAAAAATGCCACAACTGCAGTACCTCTACTTGTCCTACAATCGCTTTGTGAGCCATGACGGTAACACTAACCTTGAACCCTTTTTTGCCTCTTTGGTTAATGCCTCTAACTTTCAAGAGCTTGAATTAGCTGGAAACAATCTTGGAGGAGATTTACCTCCTATTATTGGTAATCTTTCTACCAATCTTGTACAACTTCACTTAGATACTAATCGTATTTACGGTTCAATTCCCCCTCATATTTCAAATCTTGTCAACCTCACCCTGTTGAATTTGTCTAGTAACCTTCTGAATGGAACCATCCCACCCAAACTGTGCCAAATGACAAAGCTAGAGAGGgtgtttttgtcaaacaattcaCTGTCTGGTGAGATTCCATCTGCCTTTGGTGACATTCCCCATCTAGGCCTTCTAGATTTATCCAAAAACAAGCTTTCCGGTTCCATTCCAGATAGTTTTTCAAACCTTTCCCAGTTAAGAAGGCTCTTTCTTTATGAGAACCAACTCACAGGGACCATACCGCCAAGTCTAGGAAAGTGCATCAATTTAGAGATTCTAGACCTTTCTCAGAACCAAATTTCAGGGGTGATTCCTAGCGAAGTTGCAGGGCTGAGGAGCTTGAAGTTGTACTTGAACCTGTCTAGCAATCACTTGCATGGACTGTTACCGATGGAGTTGAGCAAAATGGACATGGTGCTAGCAGTTGACCTATCTTCCAACAATCTTTCCGGCACAATACCATCACAACTTGGGAGCTGCATTGCCCTCGAGTACCTCAACCTTTCGGTGAATTCCTTAGAAGGCCCTCTTCCGGATTCAATAGGAAAGCTACCTTATCTTCAAATACTTGACGTATCCTCAAACCAACTGAATGGACAAATACCAGTGTCTCTGCAGGAATCATTAACTCTGAAGAAACTCAACTTCTCTTTCAACAACTTATCCGGGAATGTATCAAACAATGGGGCCTTTTCTTTGCTGACCATAGACTCATTCCTGGGTAATGCTGGTCTCTGTGGATCAATAAAGGGCATGTCAAACTGCCGGAAGAAGCATACTCATCATTTGGCTATTCTGC
Above is a window of Malus sylvestris chromosome 15, drMalSylv7.2, whole genome shotgun sequence DNA encoding:
- the LOC126602215 gene encoding putative leucine-rich repeat receptor-like serine/threonine-protein kinase At2g24130, which produces MIMMCFGRSSVFKLLCLIILLEAVLCQETAQIMKDKASLLSFREGIVSDPHRALEDWNSLGVHLCNWSGIKCNKARDRVVELDLSGKALGGTISPSLANLSSLHILDLSSNFFKGRIPGELGTLSQLGELSLSSNLLEGSIAAELGFLRKLVYLDLGSNRLTGEIPMPLFCNHSSSSLQYLDLSNNSLSGEIPLPDECELIHLRFLLLWSNRLVGLVPAAISNSSKLKWLDLESNMLKGELPSEIIRKMPQLQYLYLSYNRFVSHDGNTNLEPFFASLVNASNFQELELAGNNLGGDLPPIIGNLSTNLVQLHLDTNRIYGSIPPHISNLVNLTLLNLSSNLLNGTIPPKLCQMTKLERVFLSNNSLSGEIPSAFGDIPHLGLLDLSKNKLSGSIPDSFSNLSQLRRLFLYENQLTGTIPPSLGKCINLEILDLSQNQISGVIPSEVAGLRSLKLYLNLSSNHLHGLLPMELSKMDMVLAVDLSSNNLSGTIPSQLGSCIALEYLNLSVNSLEGPLPDSIGKLPYLQILDVSSNQLNGQIPVSLQESLTLKKLNFSFNNLSGNVSNNGAFSLLTIDSFLGNAGLCGSIKGMSNCRKKHTHHLAILPIILSLLITPIFCVFGYPLMHGSKFQKHLAVFNQEDSGDDEKEGKKEHKCPKISYEQLIEATGGFSASSLIGSGGFGHVYKGVLQDNSVIAVKVLDLKTDGDNLGTFKRECRVLKRTRHRNLIRIITACSRPDFKALVLPLMSNGSLESHLYPSHGLKDQLNLIQLVSICSDVAEGVAYLHHHSPVRVVHCDLKPSNILLDEDMTALVTDFGIARLVKGGDEKGPTNDSASFSSADGLLCGSIGYIAPEYAMGKTISTEGDVFSYGVLLLEIVTGRRPTDVLVHEGSTLHEWVKSQYPRRLDPIVQQALDRCAADLMPKQYNKVWRDVVLELIELGLICTQYNPSMRPNMQDIAHEIGRLKDYISSPASFLIDEIDLKVEAP